One genomic window of Angustibacter sp. Root456 includes the following:
- a CDS encoding alpha/beta fold hydrolase, with the protein MSLEDSTHDVRTVTIHGHALSFIDSGHGSAVLFIHGLLGSHRNWTHLVDRLDEDHRVIVPDLFGHGMSDKPRGDYSLGAHAATLRDLLDRLDVERVTLVGHSLGGGIAMQLCYLFPERVDRLALVASGGLGRTVSPLLRSATLPGAEWVLPVLASPLVRGGVDTVGRALSLTGWRAGADARIAWESFASLSDAESRRAFLATTRAVIDTGGQSISAHDRLAEAIAVPTLVVWGARDRLIPAGHAERARTAFTDVRVEVFESAGHFPHLEEPERFAAVLNDFMA; encoded by the coding sequence GTGAGTCTCGAAGACAGCACCCACGACGTCCGGACGGTCACGATCCACGGGCACGCGCTGTCGTTCATCGACAGCGGCCACGGCTCCGCCGTCCTGTTCATCCACGGCCTGCTGGGCTCGCACCGCAACTGGACCCACCTCGTCGACCGGCTCGACGAGGACCACCGCGTGATCGTGCCCGACCTGTTCGGCCACGGCATGTCCGACAAACCGCGTGGTGACTACTCGCTCGGCGCCCACGCGGCCACGCTGCGCGACCTGCTCGACCGCCTCGACGTCGAGCGAGTCACGCTGGTCGGGCACTCGCTCGGCGGCGGCATCGCGATGCAGCTCTGCTACCTGTTCCCCGAGCGCGTCGACCGGCTCGCCCTCGTCGCGAGCGGCGGCCTCGGCCGCACGGTCAGCCCACTGCTGCGCTCGGCCACGCTGCCCGGAGCCGAGTGGGTGCTGCCGGTGCTGGCCTCGCCCCTGGTGCGCGGCGGCGTCGACACGGTGGGGCGCGCTCTGTCGCTCACCGGGTGGCGAGCCGGCGCCGACGCTCGCATCGCCTGGGAGAGCTTCGCGTCGCTCTCGGACGCCGAGAGCCGGCGCGCCTTCCTCGCCACCACCCGCGCGGTCATCGACACCGGCGGCCAGTCGATCAGCGCCCACGACCGGTTGGCCGAGGCCATCGCCGTGCCCACGCTCGTCGTCTGGGGCGCTCGCGACCGGCTCATCCCCGCCGGTCACGCCGAACGGGCACGGACGGCGTTCACGGACGTCCGCGTCGAGGTGTTCGAGAGCGCCGGGCACTTCCCGCACCTGGAGGAGCCGGAGCGGTTCGCCGCCGTCCTCAACGACTTCATGGCCTGA
- a CDS encoding methyl-accepting chemotaxis protein yields the protein MSTVQPGAATLTQGRPSRLGKLRDLGIGVKITGVLGLLLAVALVNGLTGVSAVRGLRGVRDGEVGRAVPYVQALYTIRLTAKSMANDERGALLTGDASYGAEIAKREIKLQDAIATARRLAPAGKDRQQLDQGVGQLAAWTDVVDQVLKLRATDAAGARELSFTKGRDLRKTYEDTFDQETQQAEKLLTQGTEFHDGVSRSQTTLAVTVALGVLLALLAGWLLIRNIVPRLKRQAQALSAVSTGDLTVRVNDDSRDEIGAMAAALNTATASVGTVVQAIRDNATDLASAAAQMSSTSEQIASSADESSAQAEVVSAAAEQVSRNAQTVAAGTEEMSASIREIAHQATSAAGVASQAVAVASSTSLTMAKLGDSSTEIGNVIKVITSIAEQTNLLALNATIEAARAGEAGKGFAVVAGEVKELAHETSKATDDIGRRVEAIQADTAAAVAAIDEISEIIARINDTQVTIASAVEEQTATTNEMSRNVAEAATGSSEIAQNITAMAHSAVQTSSSATATLSATEQLARMSAELEQQVARFQV from the coding sequence GTGTCCACTGTCCAGCCCGGCGCCGCCACGCTCACGCAGGGCCGCCCGTCAAGGCTCGGCAAACTGCGCGACCTCGGAATCGGCGTCAAGATCACGGGCGTTCTGGGGCTGCTGCTGGCGGTGGCGCTGGTGAACGGCCTCACCGGGGTGTCCGCCGTCCGGGGCCTGCGCGGAGTGCGTGACGGCGAGGTCGGCCGGGCGGTGCCGTACGTGCAGGCCCTCTACACGATCCGGCTCACGGCCAAGTCGATGGCGAACGACGAGCGCGGCGCCCTGCTCACCGGCGACGCGTCGTACGGCGCCGAGATTGCCAAGCGCGAGATCAAGCTGCAGGACGCCATCGCCACCGCGCGGCGGCTCGCACCCGCCGGCAAGGACCGCCAGCAGCTCGACCAGGGCGTCGGGCAGCTCGCAGCCTGGACCGACGTGGTCGACCAGGTGCTCAAGCTGCGCGCCACCGACGCCGCGGGTGCTCGTGAGCTGAGCTTCACCAAGGGCCGTGATCTGCGCAAGACCTACGAGGACACGTTCGACCAGGAGACCCAGCAGGCGGAGAAGTTGCTCACCCAGGGCACCGAGTTCCACGACGGCGTCAGCCGCTCGCAGACCACGCTGGCTGTCACGGTCGCCCTCGGCGTCCTGCTCGCACTGCTGGCCGGCTGGCTGCTGATCCGCAACATCGTCCCCCGGCTGAAGCGTCAGGCGCAGGCCCTGAGCGCCGTGTCGACCGGCGACCTCACCGTGCGCGTGAACGATGACAGCCGCGACGAGATCGGAGCCATGGCGGCTGCTCTCAACACGGCGACCGCGTCAGTGGGCACCGTGGTGCAGGCGATCCGCGACAACGCGACCGATCTCGCCTCCGCAGCGGCGCAGATGTCGTCCACCTCGGAGCAGATCGCGTCCTCGGCCGATGAGTCCTCCGCGCAGGCCGAGGTCGTCTCGGCGGCCGCCGAGCAGGTCTCCCGCAACGCCCAGACGGTCGCGGCGGGCACGGAGGAGATGTCGGCCTCGATCCGCGAGATCGCCCACCAGGCCACGAGCGCAGCGGGGGTCGCGTCGCAGGCGGTCGCCGTCGCGTCGTCCACGTCGTTGACCATGGCCAAGCTGGGTGATTCGTCGACCGAGATCGGCAACGTCATCAAGGTCATCACCTCGATCGCCGAGCAGACCAACCTGCTGGCGCTCAACGCCACCATCGAGGCGGCGCGTGCCGGCGAGGCGGGTAAGGGGTTCGCTGTGGTGGCGGGCGAGGTCAAGGAGCTGGCCCACGAGACCAGCAAGGCCACCGACGACATCGGACGCCGCGTCGAGGCCATCCAGGCCGACACAGCGGCCGCGGTCGCCGCGATCGACGAGATCTCCGAGATCATCGCCCGCATCAACGACACCCAGGTGACCATCGCCTCGGCCGTCGAGGAGCAGACGGCCACCACCAACGAGATGAGCCGCAACGTCGCCGAGGCGGCCACGGGCTCCAGTGAGATCGCCCAGAACATCACGGCGATGGCGCACAGCGCCGTGCAGACGAGCAGCAGCGCGACGGCGACCCTGAGCGCCACCGAGCAGCTGGCCCGCATGTCGGCCGAGCTCGAGCAGCAGGTCGCTCGGTTCCAGGTGTGA
- a CDS encoding VOC family protein codes for MDFRIELIPLAVADVDRSVAFYGDEVGWNVDHDVTVNEGLRFVQVTPPGSACSFCFGVGLEMMPPGSKQFIQVVVDDADAACAHLRERGVACSDVDEQPWGRFVRFDDPDGNRWALQQIVRPSGAAGS; via the coding sequence ATGGACTTCAGGATCGAGCTCATCCCGCTGGCCGTGGCGGACGTCGACCGTTCGGTCGCCTTCTACGGCGACGAAGTCGGCTGGAACGTCGACCACGACGTGACCGTCAACGAGGGTCTGCGCTTCGTGCAGGTCACGCCACCCGGCTCCGCCTGCTCGTTCTGCTTCGGTGTGGGGCTGGAGATGATGCCGCCCGGCTCGAAGCAGTTCATCCAGGTGGTGGTTGACGACGCCGACGCCGCCTGCGCCCACCTGCGCGAGCGCGGCGTGGCGTGCAGCGACGTCGACGAGCAGCCGTGGGGCCGGTTCGTGCGCTTCGACGACCCCGACGGCAACCGCTGGGCGCTCCAGCAGATCGTCCGGCCGAGCGGCGCGGCCGGCTCCTGA
- a CDS encoding OmpA family protein produces the protein MTSRRIAATGALAMVLLALPVAASASAVDDLPQPSQAELADSVHDIDLNVADIRPRVEDVETTSTEGDETVVSLRSDILFAFGRAELPDAASAKIKALLSSIPKGARLSVYGHTDSVGDAARNQSLSRARAAAVAAVVHQARPDLRLDVRGFGESRPVKPNTKDGKDNPEGRAANRRVELRYAS, from the coding sequence GTGACGAGCCGCCGAATCGCCGCAACCGGGGCGCTCGCGATGGTCCTGCTCGCCTTGCCGGTGGCCGCTTCGGCGTCGGCTGTCGACGATCTGCCCCAGCCCTCGCAAGCCGAGCTGGCCGACTCGGTGCACGACATCGACCTCAACGTGGCGGACATCCGACCCCGCGTCGAGGACGTCGAGACCACGTCGACGGAGGGCGACGAGACGGTCGTCAGCCTGCGATCGGACATCCTGTTCGCCTTCGGGCGCGCCGAGCTGCCGGACGCGGCTTCCGCCAAGATCAAGGCCCTGCTCAGCAGCATCCCGAAGGGCGCACGGCTCAGCGTGTACGGCCACACCGACTCGGTGGGCGACGCCGCCCGCAACCAGTCCCTCTCGCGCGCCCGCGCCGCAGCCGTCGCGGCGGTCGTGCATCAGGCGAGGCCGGACCTGCGCCTCGACGTCCGGGGGTTCGGAGAGTCCCGCCCCGTCAAGCCCAACACCAAGGACGGCAAGGACAACCCCGAGGGCCGTGCCGCCAACCGACGCGTCGAGCTGCGTTATGCCAGCTGA
- a CDS encoding cysteine hydrolase family protein, whose amino-acid sequence MREDVAHHEWSIDQREIDRHVARRGREHAYVRLDPRTTALVVVDVVPFFVEESAYVRGILPKVNRLAGALRAEGGTVAWVVPRTTAPSPVTREFFGDRVAELYSQSGGAGAPRERLWRGLDVDPADVVVDKSGPSAFFPGTCDLHDLLAARAIATLVVTGTVTNVCVESTVRDASALGYRVVLVADGCAAVRDRDHDATLHVVYRSFGDVRATDDVLALIQAGGLEPGHADVL is encoded by the coding sequence ATGCGTGAGGACGTCGCGCATCACGAGTGGTCCATCGATCAGCGCGAGATCGACCGGCACGTGGCACGCCGGGGACGCGAGCACGCCTACGTCCGGCTCGACCCTCGGACGACGGCACTGGTCGTCGTCGACGTCGTGCCGTTCTTCGTCGAGGAGTCCGCCTACGTGCGCGGAATCCTGCCAAAGGTCAACCGCCTCGCCGGAGCTCTGCGAGCCGAAGGCGGCACGGTCGCCTGGGTCGTGCCCCGCACCACGGCGCCGTCGCCCGTGACGCGCGAGTTCTTCGGGGACCGCGTGGCCGAGCTCTACTCGCAGTCAGGCGGTGCGGGCGCGCCGCGCGAGCGGCTGTGGAGAGGGCTCGACGTCGACCCCGCGGACGTCGTCGTCGACAAGTCCGGCCCCAGCGCCTTCTTCCCCGGAACGTGCGACCTGCACGACCTGCTGGCGGCCCGCGCCATCGCCACGCTGGTCGTCACGGGCACGGTCACCAACGTGTGCGTCGAGTCGACCGTCCGCGACGCGTCGGCCCTTGGCTACCGCGTCGTGCTGGTCGCCGACGGCTGCGCCGCCGTCCGTGACCGCGACCACGACGCCACCCTCCACGTGGTCTACCGCAGCTTCGGTGACGTACGGGCCACCGACGACGTCCTCGCGCTGATCCAGGCCGGTGGCCTTGAGCCCGGCCACGCCGACGTGCTGTGA
- a CDS encoding nuclear transport factor 2 family protein, with the protein MSAFDLSTLTNFERQGWDSLTRSQGGDFYGALMTDDAVMVLVNGMVLDRATVASSLNDSPPWDTYELTDERLVQVSDDVAALLYRATATRAGDPEPFVALMTSVYRLQDGEPRLALYQQTTITH; encoded by the coding sequence ATGAGTGCTTTCGACCTGTCAACACTCACCAACTTCGAGCGCCAGGGGTGGGACTCGCTCACTCGTTCACAGGGCGGCGATTTCTACGGTGCCCTCATGACGGACGACGCGGTGATGGTGCTCGTCAACGGCATGGTGCTCGACCGCGCCACGGTCGCCAGCTCGCTCAACGACTCACCGCCGTGGGACACCTACGAGCTCACTGATGAACGACTCGTGCAGGTCAGCGATGACGTCGCGGCGCTGCTCTACCGCGCCACGGCGACCCGAGCCGGCGACCCCGAGCCGTTCGTCGCGCTGATGACCAGCGTCTACCGGCTGCAGGACGGCGAGCCGCGCCTCGCGCTCTACCAGCAGACGACGATCACCCACTGA
- a CDS encoding RNA polymerase sigma-70 factor, translated as MTDCESLLADLRPVAFGIAYRMLGSVSEAEDVVQEALLRVHRALEAGEEVRSPRAFTATVTTRLAMDELRSARVRRERYVGDWLPEPVITDGRDDPAEQAVAADSLSLALLVVLESLSPEQRAVLLLHDVFGYGYGEITDIVGKSEANVRQLAVRARRHVEERRPRFTTTSERRAELAERFFAAAREGDLAGLESLLAHDVVLVGDGGGKAPSLARSQQGRSRVAHTLTNWLGVLRRLPDVEIRLAEVNGDPGALFSVGGQLYAVWALDVQGGEVAGVRAVVNPDKLAHLGPVGDANALVQQLRARPGD; from the coding sequence GTGACGGACTGCGAGTCGCTGCTCGCCGACCTCCGGCCGGTGGCCTTCGGCATCGCCTACCGGATGCTCGGCAGCGTCAGCGAGGCTGAGGACGTCGTGCAGGAGGCGCTGCTGCGCGTGCACCGGGCGCTGGAGGCGGGCGAGGAGGTGCGGTCGCCGCGAGCTTTCACGGCGACCGTGACCACGCGGCTCGCGATGGACGAGCTGCGATCGGCGCGCGTACGGCGCGAGCGGTACGTCGGCGACTGGCTGCCGGAGCCGGTGATCACCGACGGGCGGGACGATCCGGCCGAGCAGGCCGTGGCCGCGGACTCACTGTCGCTGGCGCTGCTGGTGGTGCTCGAGAGCCTGTCGCCCGAGCAGCGGGCGGTGCTGCTGCTGCACGACGTGTTCGGCTACGGGTACGGCGAGATCACCGACATCGTGGGCAAGAGCGAGGCGAACGTGCGCCAGCTCGCCGTCCGGGCTCGCCGGCACGTCGAGGAGCGCCGGCCGAGGTTCACCACGACGTCCGAGCGTCGGGCCGAGCTGGCGGAGCGGTTCTTCGCGGCGGCGCGGGAGGGTGACCTCGCGGGGCTGGAGTCGCTGCTGGCCCACGACGTCGTGCTCGTAGGTGACGGCGGCGGCAAGGCGCCGTCGCTCGCCCGCTCGCAGCAGGGGCGGAGCCGGGTGGCGCACACCCTCACGAACTGGCTGGGCGTGCTGCGACGACTTCCGGACGTCGAGATCCGCCTGGCGGAGGTCAACGGCGATCCCGGTGCGCTGTTCTCGGTCGGGGGCCAGCTGTATGCGGTGTGGGCGCTCGACGTCCAGGGCGGTGAGGTCGCCGGCGTGCGGGCGGTCGTCAACCCCGACAAGCTCGCCCACCTGGGCCCGGTAGGTGATGCGAACGCGCTCGTGCAGCAGCTCCGCGCTCGTCCTGGGGACTGA
- a CDS encoding NAD(P)-dependent oxidoreductase: protein MKVFVAGASGAMGRQLVPRLVRAGDEVHAMTRSESKQPMLRELGAVPVVADALDAEQVASAVAAAEPDVVVHQLTAIGPMDLRHFDRAFALTNRLRTEGTDHLLSAAQAVGVRRFVAQSFFAGYDRVGAMVKSEDDAFGHTPPSGMEQTVAAIKHVEDAVRAATWTDGLVLRYGGFYGPHTSLGPDGEQTVAVRQRKMPLVGRGQGVWSFIHIADAADATVAAVERGAPGVYNVVDDEPAAVSTWLPYLAEVLGAKKPLRVPVWLARMIAGETGVVMMTDLRGASNAKAKRELGWAPAHATWRDGFRELSAPTSLQIGAA from the coding sequence ATGAAGGTGTTCGTAGCAGGGGCGAGCGGGGCGATGGGGCGCCAGCTGGTGCCGCGGCTGGTACGCGCCGGCGACGAGGTGCACGCCATGACGCGCAGCGAGTCCAAGCAGCCGATGCTGCGTGAGCTCGGTGCGGTGCCGGTCGTGGCTGACGCTCTGGACGCCGAGCAGGTGGCGTCCGCGGTCGCGGCCGCCGAGCCCGACGTCGTCGTCCACCAGCTGACGGCGATCGGGCCGATGGACCTGCGGCACTTCGATCGCGCGTTCGCGCTGACGAACCGGCTGCGCACCGAGGGCACTGACCACCTGCTGTCGGCGGCGCAGGCCGTGGGCGTCCGGCGTTTCGTGGCCCAGAGCTTCTTCGCCGGCTACGACCGCGTGGGGGCGATGGTGAAGTCCGAGGACGACGCGTTCGGGCACACGCCGCCGTCCGGCATGGAGCAGACGGTCGCCGCGATCAAGCACGTCGAGGACGCCGTGCGGGCGGCGACCTGGACCGACGGGCTCGTGCTGCGGTACGGCGGGTTCTACGGCCCGCACACCTCGCTCGGGCCGGACGGCGAGCAGACGGTCGCGGTGCGACAGCGGAAGATGCCCCTCGTGGGTCGCGGCCAGGGGGTGTGGTCGTTCATCCACATCGCCGACGCGGCCGACGCCACCGTTGCGGCCGTTGAGCGGGGGGCGCCCGGCGTCTACAACGTCGTGGACGACGAACCCGCCGCGGTGTCGACGTGGCTGCCCTACCTGGCCGAGGTGCTGGGCGCGAAGAAGCCGTTGCGCGTGCCGGTGTGGCTGGCGCGGATGATCGCCGGGGAGACTGGCGTGGTGATGATGACCGACCTGCGCGGCGCCTCGAACGCCAAGGCGAAGCGAGAGCTCGGCTGGGCGCCGGCCCACGCGACCTGGCGGGACGGCTTCCGGGAGCTGTCGGCTCCGACGTCCCTGCAGATCGGCGCCGCGTGA
- a CDS encoding MmcQ/YjbR family DNA-binding protein, with protein MAVLDDVRPLGQQLERSYEVYVHGRLKFRVKQLVYVAFSADETVMGFAFPKEERAALVASEPQKFHLPSTLDLRFNWVHAHLAALDATEARELVVEAWRMVVPQKVSRAYDLAHPRGPG; from the coding sequence ATGGCGGTGCTCGACGACGTCCGGCCACTCGGGCAACAGCTCGAGCGGTCGTATGAGGTGTACGTCCACGGCCGCCTGAAGTTCCGCGTCAAGCAGCTGGTCTACGTCGCGTTCTCGGCCGACGAGACGGTCATGGGCTTCGCCTTCCCGAAAGAGGAGCGAGCGGCGCTCGTGGCCAGCGAGCCGCAGAAGTTCCACCTGCCGTCGACGTTGGACCTGCGGTTCAACTGGGTCCACGCCCACCTCGCGGCGCTGGACGCTACCGAGGCCCGCGAGCTCGTCGTCGAGGCCTGGCGGATGGTCGTGCCGCAGAAGGTCTCCCGTGCCTACGACCTGGCCCACCCGCGAGGCCCCGGCTGA
- a CDS encoding DLW-39 family protein, with product MKKLLLLAAAGVGAFAVWRKVEADKAEQNLWAEATDAV from the coding sequence ATGAAGAAGCTGCTGCTCCTCGCCGCCGCAGGTGTCGGTGCCTTCGCCGTCTGGCGCAAGGTCGAGGCCGACAAGGCCGAGCAGAACCTCTGGGCCGAGGCGACCGACGCGGTCTGA
- a CDS encoding DUF3566 domain-containing protein, which yields MSTPDHAYGSGTRPFTAGGQTATATPASSTSARPAAAAGARPAPRGPRKVRLTLGKVDPWSVMKIGFLLSVAIGIALVVLVAVLWMILDTMGVFSDVNRTVGTVLGSSSGSTFNLMDYVGFGRVISLATVIAVVDVFLLTALATLSAFLYNVCAQLVGGVQMTLTDD from the coding sequence GTGAGCACGCCGGATCACGCGTACGGGTCGGGTACCCGCCCGTTCACGGCGGGTGGCCAGACCGCCACCGCGACGCCTGCGTCGTCCACCAGCGCGCGGCCGGCCGCCGCGGCGGGGGCTCGCCCGGCGCCGCGCGGGCCGCGCAAGGTGCGGCTCACGCTCGGCAAGGTCGACCCGTGGTCGGTCATGAAGATCGGCTTCCTGCTGTCGGTCGCCATCGGCATCGCGCTGGTCGTCCTCGTCGCCGTGCTGTGGATGATCCTCGACACGATGGGCGTGTTCAGCGACGTCAACCGCACGGTGGGCACGGTGCTGGGCTCGTCGTCCGGGTCGACGTTCAACCTGATGGACTACGTCGGCTTCGGCCGGGTCATCTCGCTCGCCACGGTGATCGCGGTGGTCGACGTGTTCCTGCTGACGGCGCTCGCGACTCTCTCGGCGTTCCTCTACAACGTCTGCGCGCAGCTCGTGGGTGGCGTGCAGATGACCCTCACCGACGACTGA
- the gyrA gene encoding DNA gyrase subunit A, translating to MSEQPPTPPTTDRIEQVDLQLEMQRSYLDYAMSVIVGRALPEVRDGLKPVHRRVLYAMYDGGYRPDRGYNKCSRVVGDVMGQYHPHGDTSIYDTLVRLAQPWSLRYPLVDGQGNFGSPGNDPAAAMRYTECRMAPLAMEMVRDIDEDTVDFQPNYDGKTQEPLILPARFPNLLVNGSNGIAVGMATNIPPHNLREVASGVQWYLQNPDVDRETLLEALMERIKGPDFPTGALIMGRRGIEDAYRTGRGSITMRAIVEVEEIQNRQCLVVTDLPYQVNPDNLALKIAELVKDGKIGGIADVRDESSSRTGQRLVIVLKRDAVAKVVLNNLYKHTQLQDNFSANMLALVDGVPRTLPLDGFVRHWVEHQIEVIQRRTRYRLRKAEEEAHILRGLLKALDALDEVIALIRASATVDDAREGLMQLLDIDDLQARAILDMQLRRLAALERQKLLDRFEELQTLIAEYNAILESPARQREIVGDELGAIVDKYGDDRRTEIRPFDGDMSMEDLIAEEDVVVTITRGGYAKRTRVDQYRSQRRGGKGVRGAQLRGDDLVEHFFTTTTHHWLLFFTNLGRVYRAKAYELPEGSRDAKGQHVANLLAFQPGEQIAQVLDLRDYEAEPYLVLATKAGLVKKTRLADYDSNRSGGLIAINLRDTGVDADGNVVGDQLVAARLLSPDDDLLLVSRKGQSVRFTATDEALRPMGRATSGVTGMKFRDDDSLLSMDVVRQGEDVEVFVVFASGLAKRTPVEQYRVQGRGGLGIKVAKMSDKGGDLVGALLVQDDDEVLVVMEKGKIVRSRVDGVRSTGRDTQGVRFAMPDKGDSIIGIARNVEREVEEEAEVVDGVDEGVSSEDGVPSDGETAAPAAGDDAEGAPGGEQ from the coding sequence GTGAGCGAACAGCCTCCGACGCCCCCGACCACCGACCGCATCGAGCAGGTCGACCTGCAGCTCGAGATGCAGCGGTCGTACCTCGACTACGCGATGAGCGTCATCGTGGGTCGCGCGCTTCCCGAGGTACGCGACGGTCTGAAGCCGGTGCACCGCCGGGTGCTGTACGCGATGTACGACGGCGGCTACCGCCCCGACCGCGGCTACAACAAGTGCAGCCGCGTCGTCGGTGACGTCATGGGTCAGTACCACCCGCACGGCGACACCTCGATCTACGACACCCTCGTGCGCCTCGCGCAGCCGTGGTCGCTGCGCTACCCGTTGGTCGACGGCCAGGGCAACTTCGGCTCGCCGGGCAACGACCCGGCCGCGGCCATGCGGTACACCGAGTGCCGGATGGCGCCGCTCGCCATGGAGATGGTGCGCGACATCGACGAGGACACCGTCGACTTCCAGCCGAACTACGACGGCAAGACGCAGGAGCCGTTGATCCTGCCGGCGCGCTTCCCGAACCTGCTCGTCAACGGCAGCAACGGCATCGCCGTCGGTATGGCCACCAACATCCCGCCGCACAACCTGCGCGAGGTGGCGTCCGGCGTCCAGTGGTACCTGCAGAACCCGGACGTCGACCGCGAGACGCTGCTCGAGGCGCTCATGGAGCGCATCAAGGGCCCGGACTTCCCCACCGGCGCGCTCATCATGGGCCGGCGCGGCATCGAGGACGCGTACCGCACGGGCCGTGGCTCGATCACGATGCGCGCGATCGTCGAGGTCGAGGAGATCCAGAACCGCCAGTGCCTGGTGGTCACCGACCTGCCCTACCAGGTCAACCCCGACAACCTCGCGCTGAAGATCGCCGAGCTGGTCAAGGACGGCAAGATCGGCGGCATCGCCGACGTCCGGGACGAGTCGTCGTCGCGCACCGGCCAGCGCCTGGTGATCGTGCTCAAGCGCGACGCCGTCGCGAAGGTCGTGCTCAACAACCTCTACAAGCACACCCAGCTGCAGGACAACTTCAGCGCCAACATGCTGGCGCTGGTCGACGGCGTGCCACGCACGCTGCCGCTCGACGGCTTCGTGCGGCACTGGGTCGAGCACCAGATCGAGGTCATCCAGCGCCGGACGCGCTACCGCCTGCGCAAGGCCGAGGAAGAGGCCCACATCCTGCGCGGCCTGCTCAAGGCGCTCGACGCGCTCGACGAGGTCATCGCGCTGATCCGCGCGTCGGCCACCGTCGACGACGCGCGCGAGGGCCTGATGCAGCTGCTCGACATCGACGACCTGCAGGCGCGGGCGATCCTCGACATGCAGCTGCGCCGCCTCGCCGCCCTCGAGCGGCAGAAGCTGCTCGACCGGTTCGAGGAGCTGCAGACGCTGATCGCCGAGTACAACGCGATCCTGGAGTCCCCGGCCCGCCAGCGCGAGATCGTCGGCGACGAGCTCGGCGCGATCGTCGACAAGTACGGCGACGACCGGCGCACCGAGATCCGGCCCTTCGACGGCGACATGTCGATGGAGGACCTCATCGCCGAGGAGGACGTCGTCGTCACGATCACCCGCGGCGGTTACGCCAAGCGCACGCGCGTCGACCAGTACCGCTCGCAGCGGCGCGGCGGCAAGGGCGTGCGCGGGGCGCAGCTGCGCGGGGACGACCTGGTGGAGCACTTCTTCACCACGACGACGCACCACTGGCTGCTGTTCTTCACCAACCTCGGACGGGTCTACCGAGCGAAGGCCTACGAGCTGCCTGAGGGCAGCCGCGACGCCAAGGGCCAGCACGTCGCGAACCTGCTGGCGTTCCAGCCCGGCGAGCAGATCGCTCAGGTGCTCGACCTGCGCGACTACGAGGCCGAGCCGTACCTCGTGCTGGCCACCAAGGCCGGTCTGGTGAAGAAGACGCGTCTGGCCGACTACGACTCCAACCGCAGCGGTGGCCTGATCGCCATCAACCTGCGTGACACCGGGGTCGATGCCGACGGCAACGTCGTGGGCGACCAGCTCGTCGCGGCCCGGCTGCTCTCACCGGACGACGACCTGCTGCTGGTCTCCCGCAAGGGCCAGTCGGTGCGCTTCACCGCCACGGACGAGGCGCTGCGCCCGATGGGTCGAGCGACGTCCGGCGTCACCGGCATGAAGTTCCGCGATGACGACAGCCTGCTGTCGATGGACGTCGTGCGCCAGGGCGAGGACGTCGAGGTGTTCGTCGTGTTCGCCAGCGGTCTGGCCAAGCGGACGCCGGTCGAGCAGTACCGCGTGCAGGGGCGGGGTGGTCTCGGCATCAAGGTCGCCAAGATGTCCGACAAGGGCGGCGACCTCGTGGGCGCGCTGCTCGTGCAGGACGATGACGAGGTGCTCGTCGTCATGGAGAAGGGCAAGATCGTCCGCTCGCGCGTCGACGGCGTCCGGTCGACCGGGCGTGACACGCAGGGTGTGCGGTTCGCGATGCCCGACAAGGGCGACTCCATCATCGGCATCGCCCGCAACGTCGAGCGCGAGGTCGAGGAGGAGGCCGAGGTCGTCGACGGCGTCGACGAGGGCGTTTCGTCCGAGGATGGCGTACCGTCGGACGGTGAGACGGCCGCACCCGCGGCCGGGGACGACGCCGAAGGCGCACCGGGAGGCGAGCAGTGA